The Canis lupus familiaris isolate Mischka breed German Shepherd chromosome 1, alternate assembly UU_Cfam_GSD_1.0, whole genome shotgun sequence DNA window CGTCCAGGGGGCAACTGCCCTCACAGGGATTGTCTTGGGCCCCACACGGTCATGGGAGAAGGTGTTctcatcccaggccctgggactcATGGGGTTCATGGGAGATATAGTTTGGGGTCTCCAAGGAGGCCTTCCAGAGGTGGATAGATACAAGAGTTTGagttctctcccctctcccattgtacagatggagaaactgaggctcagagggtgtTAAGGACCTGTTCAGAGTCACCCTGGGAGCAAGGAGTGGCCAGGGGATCTGTAGCTGAAGGAGCCTCCCCCACTGCATCCCCTTCCACGGCTAGAGCCTTCCCACTCCCCCCAGCCCTGTGCCTTCCCCTCAACATATCTGGGGCTGCTGTGTCCAATGGTGGCTGCCAAGCACTGCCCACCACTAGGGGCCCCATCACGTGGATTTCACCCCAGGTGTGATGGTCCATGCAGGAGAAGGCAGATGAGCCGGGGCCACAGAGGGGACAGGGAAatttgggagggggagggacaagctTTGAGAGGAAAGGAGGTGAGAATGGCTCTGGTGTGTGACCTGCAGATGTAGGTGGAGCACTGGGAAGCAGGAGGGGGAGCAGGTTGGGGAGGAGGTATGGAGCCTGGCAGGGGGTCTGGTGGACAGCCCAGGCTGGGGGTCGATCCAGGCTGGAGCTCAGGATATAGATTTAGCAGACATGGGGCtcttgctgggtgtggagaccTGGGATGCAGATGGGTGTGTCCAGGGAAAGCATGTATgtgagagaggggagaagcagccaAGGGAGCTGAGGGGGAAGCTCTGGGCTTCCAGAATGTCCCACACACACTTATGGACAGTGCAAAAGGGACTTGAGAAAAGACAGGCCAGGTGGAGTGAGGGTGAGGTGGGAGAGGTGAGACTGGGTGGGGAGATTTGAAGAACAGATGAAAATTCAGGAGGTTTGGGTGGTGTGGGCCCCAGGGGTCCACAAAGAACTTATTCTGGGTCACGCACTTGAGGTCAGGAGGAGACTTCTGGAAGTTGGTGCATAAGCAGGTCCTAGCTGGAGCTAGCTTAAAGATGGGGATACCCTCTCCCAAtacaggtggagaaactgaggctcagagagtgcAAGTGGCTTGCTCAACGTCATAGCAAGCAAAGGTGGGGTGTCTGTGGCCATTTGGGTGAGGTCcttggggaagaggcagggagaagtCTCTCAGGTCTTCAGATGCTGCCAAAGACTCCAGCTGGTGACCCCCTTTGTGTTTCCCCCTCTGCACAGGTATcccgccctgccccggcccctcaCCCAGCAGACCCTGACCCCCCAGCCGGACCCTGGCAGTGAGGAGCGGCCGCCTGCCCTGCCCTTACCCTTGCCGGGTGGTGAGGAAAAAGCCAAACTCATCGGGCAGATCAAGCCGGAGCTGTACCAGGGGACAGGACCAGGCGGCCGGCGCGGCGGAGGGGCCCCCGGCTCGGGGGAGGCAGGCGTGGGGGCGCCATGCGGCCGCATCAGTTTCGCCCTGAGGTACCTCTATGGCTCAGACCAGCTGGTGGTGCGGATCCTGCAGGCCTTGGACCTCCCGGCCAAGGACTCCAACGGCTTCTCAGACCCCTACGTCAAGATCTACCTGCTGCCAGACCGCAAGAAAAAGTTCCAGACTAAGGTCCGGAGCAAGGGTCCAGGACATCCCGAGGAGGGGGCGGGGTCGGACTCCGGGGTTTGAGGGAGCAGGAGCTGGGCCCCggctcctgggtctgagggaggaggctgggggcctggactcctgggtcctTTGGAAGCGTGGTTGAAGGGTATGGTGTCTGTCTGCCTCCCTCGCCCACCGGCTCCAGGTGCACAGGAAGACTCTGAACCCCGTGTTCAACGAGACATTCCAGTTCTCAGTGCCCCTGGCTGAGCTGGCCCAGCGCAAACTGCACTTCAGCGTCTATGACTTTGACCGCTTCTCGCGGCACGACCTCATCGGCCAAGTGGTGCTGGACAACCTCCTGGAACTGGCTGAACAGCCCCCGGACCGCCCACTGTGGAGGGACATCGTGGAGGGCGGCTCGGTCAGTGGCCCCTGCACCCCTCTTCCTGGGGCCCCCTGACCCCTCAGTTTTTTACCTCCTTGCCGTTGGACTTCGTAACCTTCTAGCTTCCTGACccaggctttttatttatttatttatttatttatttatttatttatttatttatttattttaggattttatttatttttgacacgcacgcagagagagtgagacagagacaggagcaggcttcatgcagggagcctgatgtggaactcgatcctaggtctccaggatcgtcctgggctgaaggtggtgctaaactgctgagccacccgggctgccctgacccaggctttttaaaagtttattttattgcaAAATATTTCAGAGATACAAGCAAAGTGTAGAGATTGATATAATGGACCCCCATCTCCCCAACACCCCATCAAATATTGACATCATGCCTGGACCCCAGATCTCCCAGCTTCTGACCCCCTTTTACATCCGATAACAATTGAGAAAATTATAACAGACACCCATGTACCCATCAGCCACTTTATCATAATGTCATGCTGTGACCCCCATGACTTTTGCCCTCTGAccccagattcctgaccctcCAACTTTCTGACCCCAGAGGTcccagcttttgtttttctgacttcCTTCACCTTCCAACCTTCACCTTGGGGCTTGGCAGTTCCCAAGCTTCCCAAGCTTCCCAAACCCCCAGCCCCTCTGATCTCAGAACATTTTATGTTTCAAATGCCTGACCTCCAGATATAATCTCATCCTCTGGTCTCCACCTGAATCCTGATAGCTGGAACCCCCAAGCCTCAGACATACTTGAATCCCCTATATCCTGACACCTCCCAGTTCTCCCCAGTCACCAGTTTGTGCCCaacaccccctccccatcccaccacACTAGCTCCCTTGCTCTTCCATCCAATCGCTCCCGGAGCCTGGCTCCTCCATGCTTACTGGGTGTCCTgaccctctccctgcctccatcctgTCTCCTGCTTATGTGTGTCACATCTCTCTCTCATCACTGGAGGtcttcactcatccatccatccatccatccatccatccatccatccattccttaAACAACTGGCTTTTTTGTTTCAGGATCAGGACCCGGGGACCCCAGACAGTCCTCGGGAGCCCCAGGTCCAAGCTGTCACAGTTTGCTGTCAGGGGCAGTGACTGGGGACTCCAGGGACCTGGGCTTCGGTCAGTGTGGCTGTCAGGCCAGGGGCCCAGATGAGGCTAAAGGACCGGGCTGGGCAGGTCAGAGGTCCCGGCTAGTTCAGCTCTGGCTCCAGGTCCCTATGTGTGTGCTGATGTGGGAGGCTCTGTCTCATTTGTAGTTTCGCTGAGGATTGGTGTGTCTCCTATGCTCCCCAAGACTGACTTCTCAGGGTCTGCCACACTGGACCCCTGTCCCTTATCTGCTCTGTGcaggtctctctctgtgtgtgtctccctcttCTCTGGGTCTTTGCTCTTCCCCCCACCTCATTCTGGGTCTCTATCACTGTCTGGGTCTCCATGCCCTCCACCTAGTCTCTCCCCATGTCTCCAGATCTCCTGCACCTTGGGAGCTTtgacatgcccccccccccccgactctgtctctccctctgggtctctgtccTTCTTTCTTCCTGTACTTGTCTCTCTGGAAGTCtgttctgctctctctcactttctgttGGAGCAGCAttgtctctgggtctctatgCCCTTCCTCtgggtcttctttttcttttttcttttttaaagatttttgtttattcacttgacagagagagcacaagcagggggagtaggaaagggagaaacaggctccccactgagcagagagctcaacctgggtttgatcccaggacccccaggatcacaactcaagccaaaggcagactcccaaccaaccaagtcacccaggtgccactagGTTTTCTTACTTTACGATTCTATGGGTTTCCTTTTCTAACTGTATCTTTCAGGGGCCAGGTCCCTGTCACAGTTTATTTCTCACtgtgttcttctctctctttctctctggctctttgCTGCTCTCTCTCCACACTCATGCCTATTACAATTTTCCCTACAGAACAAATAGGCTTTGCTGGTGGCAGGCAGCTGTGGCCAGGGAGTTATCAGGTCAGATTGGCCAAGTCAGATTGTTAAGTGAACTGGAAACCTGAGTCCTGGAAATCCAGGAGGAGAGCTGGAAGCTCCAGATGGGAGAGAACATGAGGGAGAGATTGGGGGGATGGGGGACTGAGGCAGGGTATTGCTGAACCCCTTTCTCCAAACTTCAGGAAAAGGCAGATCTTGGGGAGCTCAACTTCTCACTCTGCTACCTCCCCACGGCCGGTCGCCTCACCGTGACAATCATCAAAGCCTCTAACCTCAAAGCGATGGACCTCACCGGCTTCTCCGGTGGGTTCCAGGAGTTGCTGGGACCTGAGGGAGGAGTGTctggggcctggactcctgggtctgagggaggagtgTGGGGGCCCATGCTCCTGAGTCTGAGGAGTacagggacaggacccctgggtctgagggaggagcagTGTGGGGTCCAGATTCGGGTCTGAGGGAGGAAGTCGAGATTCACTGCTCTTGATGCCCGCCCCCAGACCCCTACGTGAAGGCCTCTCTGATCAGCGAGGGGCGGCGTCTGAAGAAGCGGAAAACCTCCATCAAGAAGAATACATTGAACCCCACATACAACGAGGCGCTTGTGTTCGACGTGGCCCCGGAGAGCGTGGAGAGCGTGGGGCTCAGCATCGCGGTGGTGGACTACGACTGGTGAGGGGCGtggcccgggcgggcgggcggcccgggGGTGGGGCCGGACCTGCCCCCTCCCGCCTCTGCTGCTCACagccctccccgctcccccagcATCGGGCACAACGAGGTGATCGGCGTGTGCCGCGTAGGCCCGGACGCCGCTGACCCCCACGGCCGCGAGCACTGGGCGGAGATGCTGGCCAACCCCCGAAAGCCCGTGGAGCACTGGCATCAGCTggtggaggtgagtgggaggCCACCCAGTGCCACTCGGCCCGTGGTTCGCGCGGAGCATCCGTCTTAGGCCCTGCGGCGTCAGACCACCCGGGTTGGAATCCGGGCTCTACCGACTCTAGCTGTGCGGCTTAGAGCacgttacttaacctctctgtgtctcagcttATTCTGCGTCGGAAATGGGGTTGTTAATAGCATTTAAAGTTGGATAgatgtgaggattcagtgagttaATGCaggattaagtgtctgcctctccATAAGGGCTCAGCAAGTGGTCAGCTACTCTTACTATTATTTCCCATGATgctaaatgcaaaataaatgggaaaaaccGAGTGGTGAGATGCAGCAGGATTGGGATTTTAGGGGTCTTGGTTTGGTTCGGTTTAAAGCAGGATATAATTGAAAATCAGTGGATTGTGGTTTACTGGGTGGggatcaacattttttttctcaataagaaaatgaagtcaaaatAGAACAGAACATTTCACAGGGCAGCACCCATTGTAAGGATCatactgtcaattttttttttttttttttttttttttttggtcttgtggATTATAGTCCAAAAGGCTTGGAAGTCTGGGAAGTAGAGGACATCTGGATGAGGGATGCGGGATGCCTTTTGGCTTAGGGCGTCCTGAAGGGCCTCTCAGTggaggtgacatttaaacagATGCTTGGAGATTGAGAAGGAAGGCGTTAGGTAAAGGCTTGGAGGTTAGGAGAAGCTCACAGGGAGAGAACACGGCTGGGCACGGCTTCCTCCTAAGCAAGAAGGAGCCAGGGCAGGCTCTGAGCCtggagcagagagggaagggggaagccAGCAGATGACAGGAGGCCTACGGGTCACGGGAGAATCAgcttgctaattttttaaaaactaaaaatcatttatGATCATCACAGAGTCAAGAGAAATTTTCAAACATGGCTATTCTCTCATTTGAAACCCCCCCccaaaagggacacctgggtggctcagtggttgagcgtctgccttccactcagggtgtgatcccaggatcctgagatcaagtcccacattgggctccccgcagggagtctgcttctccttcttcctgtgtctgtgtctctcaagaataaataaatgaaatctttaaaaatttttttaaattaaaaagaaagcaaaaaaaaatcacagaagtagattttgaaaatattatccaCGAATTGGCTGTTATTAAAGCTAAGAGAGTAAAATCACACTAAATTCTATTTAGAggataaataaacatttaaactgAATGTAACATGAATTACAATACACATTACTCTTTgttgtttttgatattttagaaattattttaaatttccagaaaaaaattaaccataaaaaatagataaaaataaggctgcttatttttccttttgtctcgGGCTCTGATATGACATGGGACTGACctctatttaaaatttgatttaacaaatcaaattggattttttggactcattttgatttttaaaaatattgcattgTAGTCGTATTTCTCTTGATTGCTGAGTTGGGGGGCACTCGTGAAATTTGGCACCCCGGGTGAATTCCTCCAAGGCCTGACTATAGCTCAGCCTTGCTTTGGACTTTGCTTCCACTGGTGAGGAGGGATTGTaagcagcagagcacagagcTCAAGTGTGAGTGTCGAAAAGACTGTGAGTCTATTTGGAGAGACAGATGCAGCTCTACTTGTGCTGAGCAATGCTGGTTGCAGAGAGAGGAGTGGAACCCTGGCTGAGCGGGGGTCCTGACCCTGGCTTGTAGCTGATAGTGCCATAGTGCATGGCCCCAGAAGGTCTTTCTACCGCCAGCTCTGACCTTGCACCTTCTCTGCTCACTGCCGTCCCTGGCTCCCCAGAATCTCCAAAACAGTGTCAGCTTCTCTGAGGCTGCTCGGATGGTCTGCCCCATCAACCCTGCTGCCTCATATTCCCGGTGATTTTTTCTTTATGCCTCAGGGTCCCTGTCTATAGAATAGATCTGTAATATCAGCTGGCTCATCACTTCAGAGCTGAGTGGCAAAAAGCAttgtaaataatgaaaacagGTTTGATGTCTTATTATGTTGATCATTAGCGGTTGTCTTGCATCTCTATCCCTCATACCTGAAATTTCTGGATTTCCTTATTCAGGAAAAGACTTTGTCCAGCTTCACGAAAGGCAGCAAAGGAttgtcagagaaagagaactcAGAGTGAGGGGTAAGGAACCCAGACCAGGGAAAGGAGGTTGGGGTCCTGGATTCCTGGGTCTGAGGGTGGAGGGGCCAGAGGATGGAGTGACAAGGGACTAGGATTCCTGGGTCCCTGGGGTGTCGATGGAGCTACAACAGGTCACGGGCCCTTTCTCTGCCATCACTGAcatctcctccctgccccatcccacaGGTCTGGCCAAGGCCCAGGATCGGACCAGGCCCCCTCAGGACCCCATCCCTTCCTGCCCGGACCGTGAATTCATCTCCTTGAAGCCATAACGTCCGAGCTGCGTGGTGCGGGGCAGCCCTGGGCCTGCCCGTCCTTCTACCCCGCTAGGTgtgagggtgggaggcaggagggcccaGCTCCCTGTTTCAGGGTGGGGGGCATTCAGTCTCCACTGTGTCTGTCTTTTCTTCCCCAGGGCTCCCCTTCCAGGCAAGGGGCCATGCATGTCTGGGGGACCCCAGCCCCCCAAAccctttgtctttctgtctctttgctGTTTGTCCAAGATGGTGTCCTGACCTTTGTTCTCTCCGTGAATGTCAACAGACCAATCCTCCGTATTcccccagacacacacacgcacacctgtGTC harbors:
- the SYT3 gene encoding synaptotagmin-3 — translated: MSGDYEDDLCRRALILVSDLCARVRDADTSDRCQEFNDLRIRGYPRGPDADISVSLLSVIVTFCGIVLLGVSLFVSWKLCWVPWRDKGGSAVGGGPLRKDLGPGVGLAGLVGGSGHHLGAGLGGHPLLGGPHHHAHTAHHPPFAELLEPGSLGGSDPPEPSYLDMDSYPEAAAAAVAAGVKPSQTSPELPSEGGAGSGLLLLPPSGGGLPSAQSHQQVTSLAPTTRYPALPRPLTQQTLTPQPDPGSEERPPALPLPLPGGEEKAKLIGQIKPELYQGTGPGGRRGGGAPGSGEAGVGAPCGRISFALRYLYGSDQLVVRILQALDLPAKDSNGFSDPYVKIYLLPDRKKKFQTKVHRKTLNPVFNETFQFSVPLAELAQRKLHFSVYDFDRFSRHDLIGQVVLDNLLELAEQPPDRPLWRDIVEGGSEKADLGELNFSLCYLPTAGRLTVTIIKASNLKAMDLTGFSDPYVKASLISEGRRLKKRKTSIKKNTLNPTYNEALVFDVAPESVESVGLSIAVVDYDCIGHNEVIGVCRVGPDAADPHGREHWAEMLANPRKPVEHWHQLVEEKTLSSFTKGSKGLSEKENSE